CTGTAACGCTGCAGTGGGGGAACGTTGCTGTCAATAGACTTTTAGCTGAGACTGACTTTTAGCTGAGGGACTGGGAATGATCAGGAATACTCAAAAGTCCTGAAATCATATTGAGGCACTATGGAGTAAAACATGCTGTATGGAGAAAAGTTCAATTCCATTGCACTTTCTGTAATTTGGAATTTGAAATTATTTGCTATCTGGTGTACATTAAATATTAAGAGTATTACAATTGTATTGAAGTGTCTAAGCATACACTGACAGGAAACTGAATTTTATTGCACCTAATAAAGCAACAAGTTTCTATTGCACTTAAATATAATTTATTTATAAAATTTGTTTCAGAAGGAAAATGTCTGTGCTGTCAAATCCTGATGTACTTGATAGTGGATGTGGAGAAGTGAGGTGTTCCATTTCTCAGAATTACTATGCCTTTCATAAGACACATAAAAAAGAAACTTAATGTAATAGGAAGAATTTCAGGAAAGATGATCATAGTAAAATGTAAAGAAAGATTGATATAAAAGGAAATATGTAAAGAACAAATGAATAAGGAAGTGAACCACTTAACTGTAGTAAGTGAATAAAAAGAAATAGGATTGCCAAATCTAATCTACACCCTCCATCACATGAACATCTAATTCTTCAAGGGCGCCTCTAAAATCTTAAAAAGCAATTTTTTGATGGATGCTATATAATCTCAAATGACGAAAGTGTTATTAAACTAGTGATAGAAATTGTTTCAGTGAGAGCAGAGATGTGGTCAGCATTTCTAATATAATGATAATTGGACAAGAAACATACTTGAGGTGGTGTCAAAATTTGGACAAGGCCAATCTTTCTGTTAACTTAATATTAAAACAAGGCTGCTCTTTTCCTGCTAAATTTTAAGACTAATGGTAAAGCCACTATTCAAACAACAGTTATGCCAATACCCACTTCCTTCTAAATTAATGCCTTACAGCTGTTGGTAGACAGAAGAATGGGATAGTGTGGGCTATAAACTTGTCCATATCTGCTGTTAACAGTGCTGCTCTGTGAAAGACTAAGTGGTGTGCTACTGCAGTTTGAACAGTCCCTTCTCGCAAGGAAAACATGCCAACCATTGGAACCATTGCTCCCAGAACAGAATCTCCCAGGATTTGTCAAAGATTTTAGAAGTAGggagcagtgaatgtgagggcaaATGGCAAAATATTTGAAGGATACTTCATGTAGGTACTCGTTTACAAGAATGTCATAATCAGAAAGGAAGTAAAGCGAGGTACCGCTTGCATTCATGGATAATGTCGAAAGAACACTACACTAGGCACGTATTCTATTTTAAAATGCTAATCAATTAATAAAGTGTCAAATAGTTAATCCCGTATGTTAATGTTTTTGCACTGAAAGGGCCGTGAAGATGGGTTGATACCACTAACTGAACCTTATCATTGACAATGGTCAAAACCTGATCGACCCTATAGTGTATTTTAATCTTGCATATACTGTAGGTTCACATCTGAAAAAGCTGGTTCGAGTTTCTTTTTCGCGAGTGCGTGAGGATTCTTCTCATATTGAAAGTTACAGAGAATTGCACAACTTGCCAAAGTGACAAAACCCCTTCTAAGTACTTTTAACAGCGATGACTATTTGAAGTTCATGTGCTCGTAGTTATAACGTGCATGTTTTGGTCTGTGAACACTTAAGCTATCTTCACCTTGTTTGTACGTGGGAGGTTGCAATTAATCATCTGTGGGTTAATGGGGACAATATCTATTAACATTAGTGCCAGACATGTCACAACGCCAGTTCCCAGGGCTAATTTATTTGAGACAATAATAACACCCACAAAAATAACTTCAGTCAAATTATATCATAGTCGACAGAACATATCGTATGTAACGCTAAAggtaatattttttttaaaattaagccTGGATAATAGAATACTACAATTATGAAGATCTCATACAGCGCGCAGCAATGCAGAAGGCTCCTTACTTTCCATTAAGTCTCTATTCTGGCATTTTATGAAGTCATCTGGCAAAATTAAAAGGAAGCTCATCACAAATGGGAGATCGGACAATAGGAAGAATACATAGGTTAAAAACCCAGAATAGGGAGAATACGTTGATTGCTTCAGGACTGTCCCTCATATTCTGTCCTGCCGCAGTTAAATACAACACAGATCATGCTAAAGCAGATCTCCAGCGCATttgcacatgtacagaatgttgCTTATTGATCTCTTTCACGAGGGAAAGAAACCCAATGTGCACCAACACTTGTGTCGCGGGGTCTCAGAAGCTGCAGATGGACGGCAATATTCGGAGCGCGCAATGCAAATTGCAATTTTAGTCACTTCAAACTTTTAACATGGTATGTTATCCTTGTAACTATTCTATTATGACCCATCGTAATAAATCAGCCACAAGGCTCGACTTTCCTGGTGCCTTGAGGATATTTTCTCTTTATGTTCCAGTCTGCGAACTCCTCTTTCAGGAAGTAAGTGTACCCTTGCTGGAGCATTGTTCTGGGGGTATTTCGTGCTTTTGTTTTTGTTCTGCAAGCAGAAAGTCAAAGCTAAGTTTGTGTGCTCCTTCCTGTAAACCGCCTGTTGTATGCTCAGCAGTCAGAAGCATTGGCAGTGATCTTGACCTAAGAAAACATTCACTGCCTGAACAAGAGACGATGTGAACACGCCCAGAAAGCACGAGGAACATATTTTATTGGTGATTTAAAAAGAAATCATAAACTCCAGACCTGACAGTCATTTGACTGCATCTCAAATGGAACAAGACAAGATCGCGTCATAGGGCTGCTGTGAGAAAAGTTATAAAAGTGCAGTTAATGTAGACGCACTCATTAGGCGGCTAGCTTGAGGGAAAGAGGGCGCCCTGTTTGCTCAGGAAGATACAAGGATTCCAAcaaactccccctcccctggTGACTGAGAGGCGGGAAGGGGATAGCGACAGGGCGTTGGAAAGGACAGTTTCCTCAAATAAAAACACTCCGGCGGGGCTGAGATACCGAGGAGGTTCCCGGTCGCAGGGCTCCAGGACAATTGGAAAGCAGCTCCCGGTGAAGATGCTGGGCTCTGGGCTTTGCTTCACCTTGTTGTGGATGACTTGCCTGGCTCTGGCCCGCAGGGCAGAAGCCGCAGCGTGTGAGCCAATCCGGATCCCCATGTGCAAGCCAATGCCCTGGAACATGACCAAGATGCCGAACCATCTGCACCACAGCACCCAGGACAATGCCGTGCTGGCGATTGAGCAGTACGAAGGGCTGGTGGGCATTCAGTGCAGCCCGGTGCTGCTGTTCTTCCTGTGTGCCATGTACGCGCCCATCTGCACCATCGACTTCCAGCATGAGCCCATCAAGCCGTGTAAgtcggtgtgtgagagagcgagggacggCTGCGAGCCCGTCATGAGGAGATACAACCACAGCTGGCCGGAGAACCTCGCCTGCGATGAGTTCCCGGTGTACGACCGCGGGGTCTGCATCTCTCCCGAAGCCATCGTGACGGCCGATGCACCCGGTGAGTTTTAGCACCGCCTCCGCGGGGGAGCTTACTTACAGAAAGCCCGAAGAGTTGGAACAAGGGAGTGCTCCTGGGTTTCTCTTGTAAAGAAAAATGTAAGCCAGGCGGTCCTACGGTGTGAATGGGACGGTAATTTTGAAGCGTTTTGCAACGGGTTAAACTTTCCAACTAAATTCTAGTTGCGCACACTTTCTTTACTTAGTCCCtataaagttaaaaaatcacacaacaccaggttatagtccaacaggtttatttggaagctcacTATCTTTCGGAGCGCCGCACGGTGTCTTGATTGAATTGCAGTCTCTCGGACCTTTGTACCTTGTAACCGGTTCCCTTTCACCCGCAAACAATGCAGTTCCTGAGGAAAGGGCGGCTTGATTGTGAAATTCGCACGTTTTCACCATCAACAAGTAACCAGCAGCTTGATGTATGTCGgcgagaggagggggtgggggggagtgatggtgatcTCTGTGTCACAGGGACTTGAGGACGTCCAGtcgattcccccccccccccccccagtaaaCTGAACCGCAACCCAATCCTAATTTTACTTCCCAAAACATACACAATGTTCTTACCAATTTGGACGATTTCATTCCTTTTGatcaatttctcagcaactcAAAGTCTTTATAAATAAAAATGTAACGGAGTTACTTTGTTTTGTCTTTTAAAGAAGCAGTACCGGACCTGTCCGTGCATTCTCCCATTAATAACTGCAGGAACCTGGGAGGTGGTAAGTCATGATGTTCACGTTGCCATCAAAGACGATGCGCGATATACCCTCCGCCTGTCTGAGGTTAAACTTGCACTGGGTCCACATGCGAAATCAATATTTCGAGGAAACAAAAACTGGTAAAGCTATCAGGAGGAATGACATTCCAAATCATCAgcgcagctgaggagcaggaaagcagGAGCCAGACCGTGTGTCCCTGGTGTAGTCCTGAATGTTAGTGCTGTGTGAATGTCAGTGCCCCCCATTATTGGTGAAAGGCGCCAATCTGTATAAACAGCATCCCCGGCAACAACGCTTCAGCCCGCCGAGTGAACCCATTGAGTGATAATCCCTAATACTGAATTAAGACAGGTCTTTTCCCCATTGAGTGATAATCCCTAATACTGGATTAAgccaggtcttttccccagggtacgggagtccaaaactagaggtttagggtgagaggggaaagatttaaaatggtcATGAGGGccaacttttttcacgcagagggtggtacgtgtatggaatgagctgccagaggatgtggtggaggctggtccaattgcaacatttaagaggcatttggatgggtatatgaataggaagggtttggagggatatgggctgggttctggcaggtgggactagattgggttgggatatctggtcggcatggacgggttggaccgaagggtctgtttcggtgctgtacatttctatgattctgtgtCCAACCTCCGATCTTTAAACTACAAGGCGTCGCCAACCACTAAATAGGCACCAGCCTGTCCGGAGGTGACCGATAGCTATCCAACTTGAAGGATGTAATAGTTGGCCGTTCAGGGCCAAGTTGTTGGTTGCTGGGTGTGCCACCTTCACCAAGCGTCAAGTAAGTCAACTCCGAAGGGGCACCCTAGAGCTGGGAGTTCACTGACCAGCGGACCGCTTTATGGAGAAGCTGAATTTTCATTCCAAACAAATGCGGTCAGTGGATGGAAAGACAGAGCTGCCCCGGGGCGGGGAGGGAAGATCGTGGTTATCAATTGAGAAAGTATAGGGGAAGTCAAATGTTTCAGTCTGCTGTACACCTTGCACTACAAACATATCAGTATCTTTATCTTACTGCTACTCTTGACAGTCGAGGATACCACTTGGTAGCCCAGAGAGCTCACAGTGTGAGGGGAACCGCCCTGTTCCTGGACTCGCCTTCGTGCCGCACATCATCTTGTTGCACACCGTAAGCCActgcacctttccaaatgcaGACAGAAAGAGATTCGTCTCAGCCTGACTCTGTGCAAAACTGGTGCAGCTACACGTGCACTTGGCGCTCCAACTGAGAGATTACAATCcccgcagtgtggaaacaggcccttcggcccaacaggtccccaccgaccctccgaagagtaacccacccaggaccattcccctaccctgtacttaccccggactaatgcacctaacctaagcATCCCCAAGCACCATGGGCAactagcataaccaattcacctaccTTGCACAACTATGGAGTGTGGGAAAAAAATCTGAGCACACCCCACGGGGATAATgtacaaaatccacacagtcacccaaggcagggatcgaacccaggtcgctggtgctgtgaggctgcagtactaaccactgagtcaccatgtcacCCCAAGAACTCAAGCCTCTTGTGAGGGTGATATCTTTCCCAGTCCCTGCTCTGGATAAGTGACACGTTGGAGTTGCTTCTTTCAGCAAGGACAGTTCAGTTGTAGCACCATCGGAATCTTGTTCAAGTGACAACATTCACGTTCCCAAACCTCCCTCACCGCGTCGGCTCCAGcgacatttaaaaaaaagcttacTTCACCCTCAGGGAGGGCGGTGAGGTGTGTGTCAGAAACTACCCCCAGTTACTGTGTAAAGCAAACACCTATGTTCCCGTTGAAGAGGATGTTTGAAGGAAAGCCTGGTAAAGAGATGGGGTCAGGATTCGTGGCGAAACACGCCCACATGTCCCAGTGAGACCTCAGCACTGAGGACGCTCCCTCAGCAAAAAGAGGGAGGTGCTTGTGTTTTGTAAACTCGAACGCTTCTTTCTTGC
The genomic region above belongs to Chiloscyllium punctatum isolate Juve2018m chromosome 10, sChiPun1.3, whole genome shotgun sequence and contains:
- the frzb gene encoding secreted frizzled-related protein 3, with amino-acid sequence MLGSGLCFTLLWMTCLALARRAEAAACEPIRIPMCKPMPWNMTKMPNHLHHSTQDNAVLAIEQYEGLVGIQCSPVLLFFLCAMYAPICTIDFQHEPIKPCKSVCERARDGCEPVMRRYNHSWPENLACDEFPVYDRGVCISPEAIVTADAPEAVPDLSVHSPINNCRNLGGDSCKCPPVKLTQKVYLKNNYNYVIRAKVKEVRNKCHDVATTVEVKDVLKSSLVNIPKETVTLHTSSACLCPEIKTNEEYIIMGYEDEERARLLLVEGSIAVKWKDRLGKRIKNWDQKLRQERRKGRSGLQNREKRLQPRDTAVASKQRSKSRNAKAARQ